The following proteins are encoded in a genomic region of Amia ocellicauda isolate fAmiCal2 chromosome 6, fAmiCal2.hap1, whole genome shotgun sequence:
- the sik1 gene encoding serine/threonine-protein kinase SIK1: MVIMPECTAESLPSHPPGRPLQVGFYEIIKTLGKGNFAVVKLARHKVTKTQVAIKIIDKTRLNSSNLEKIYREVQIMKLLNHPHIIKLYQVMETKDMLYIVTEYAKNGEMFDYLTSNGRLSEEEARKKFWQILMAVDYCHRHHIVHRDLKTENLLLDANMNIKLADFGFGNFYNAREPLSTWCGSPPYAAPEVFEGKEYEGPQLDIWSLGVVLYVLVCGSLPFDGASLPALRQRVLEGRFRIPFFMSQDCENLVRRMLVVDPAKRITIAQIKQHRWMLADPTAQQQAVSVSLSDYNSNLGDYSEPVLGIMQNLGIDRQRTIESLQNSSYNHFSAIYYLLLERVKEHRNSQLTRQCGPWTHRPRSSSEMTPAEVPQECSDSFRTAFPFPTLKSLPCHCDSESDSTGLFQRVVFPVEASFNGLLRNRSISPNSLLETTISEEVRPGDLEEEEGLMVATPPLPPNNNSRRHTLAEVSAHFHQCSPPCIVVSSVSPSDGASSDSCLKSSLLARPALGEGGHSTLLASTMGPGTSGQTGAPFTQSSTLLLQAQGCHITTSMPGANFQEGRRASDTSLTQGLKAFRQQLRKSTRSKGLLGLNKIKGLARQVCSPSPSPRSARSTLNPSLCVSTGLPATGGSRDRRSLLEEVLYQQRMLQMQHQQQQQQQPTVFASHQAAVPCPGLFPTSAVVPTPAPVYSFLRADAQLQPPSSSPMLHFPQLHTESRVHSAAHLLETHLHIHGGASYLPHLSYQLQGCELSQLADCEMEDLTNRELSNYVLVK, translated from the exons ATGGTGATCATGCCGGAATGTACCGCGGAGTCGCTCCCCAGCCACCCGCCTGGAAGGCCCTTACAGGTCGGGTTCTACGAGATCATCAAGACCCTGGGGAAAGGCAATTTCGCCGTTGTCAAACTTGCCAGGCATAAAGTCACCAAGACACAG GTCGCCATCAAAATCATTGACAAGACCCGATTGAACTCTTCCAACCTTGAAAAGATctacagagaagttcagatcatGAAGCTGCTGAATCACCCGCACATCATAAAGCTTTATCAG GTTATGGAAACCAAAGATATGCTGTACATTGTAACGGAATATGCGAAAAATGGAGAAATGTTTG ATTATCTGACATCTAACGGCCGCCTGAGTGAAGAAGAAGCCCGCAAGAAGTTCTGGCAGATTTTAATGGCTGTGGATTACTGCCACAGACATCACATTGTTCACAGAGACCTAAAGACTGAGAATCTACTGCTGGACGccaatatgaatattaaattaGCAG aCTTTGGCTTTGGGAACTTCTATAACGCCAGGGAGCCCCTCTCTACGTGGTGTGGGAGTCCACCTTATGCTGCTCCCGAGGTCTTTGAAGGCAAGGAGTATGAAGGACCCCAACTTGATATTTGG AGCTTGGGAGTAGTCCTGTATGTCCTGGTCTGTGGATCTCTGCCATTTGATGGagccagcctgcctgccctcagACAAAGGGTGTTGGAGGGGCGTTTTCGCATTCCTTTCTTTATGTCACAAG aCTGTGAGAACCTGGTGCGGAGGATGCTGGTAGTGGACCCTGCGAAGCGCATCACCATTGCCCAGATCAAGCAGCACCGCTGGATGCTGGCTGACCCCACAGCTCAGCAGCAGGCAGTTTCTGTGTCCCTCAGCGACTACAACTCCAACCTGGGCGACTACAGCGAGCCGGTGCTGGGCATCATGCAGAATCTGGGCATTGACAGGCAGAGAACCATCGAG TCGCTTCAAAACAGCAGCTACAACCATTTTTCGGCCATTTACTACCTGCTACTGGAGAGAGTGAAGGAGCACCGAAACAGCCAGCTGACTCGGCAGTGCGGCCCCTGGACTCATAGACCACGGAGCAGCTCGGAAATGACTCCTGCTGAG GTGCCTCAGGAGTGCTCAGACAGTTTCAGGACAGCCTTCCCCTTCCCGACGCTGAAGAGCTTGCCCTGTCATTGCGACTCTGAAAGCGACTCCACTGGCTTGTTCCAG CGGGTGGTGTTTCCGGTTGAGGCCAGTTTCAACGGACTGCTGCGCAATCGCTCCATCTCGCCCAACAGCCTCCTGGAGACCACCATCAGCGAGGAGGTGCGGCCCGGGGacctggaggaagaggaggggctTATGGTTGCCACACCCCCTCTTCCCCCCAATAACAATTCCCGGAGACACACGCTGGCTGAGGTCTCCGCCCACTTCCACCAATGCAGCCCTCCCT GTATCGTAGTTTCCTCGGTAAGCCCCTCTGACGGAGCCTCTTCTGACAGCTGCCTGAAGTCATCTTTGCTTGCTAGGCCTGCCCTGGGCGAGGGAGGCCACTCCACCCTCCTGGCATCAACCATGGGACCAGGTACCTCTGGTCAGACTGGTGCGCCCTTCACCCAGTCCTCCACCCTGCTGCTGCAAGCCCAAGGCTGCCACATCACCACCAGCATGCCGGGCGCCAATTTCCAAGAGGGTCGCAGAGCGTCCGACACCTCGCTCACTCAAG GGCTCAAGGCATTTCGGCAGCAGCTGCGGAAGAGCACGCGCTCCAAGGGCCTCCTGGGACTCAACAAGATCAAGGGCCTGGCCAGGCAGGTGTGCTCCCCGTCCCCCAGCCCGCGGTCGGCCCGCTCCACCCTCAACCCTTCCCTCTGTGTGTCTACGGGCCTCCCCGCCACTGGAGGCAGCCGAGACCGCAGGAGCCTCCTGGAGGAAGTGCTGTATCAGCAAAG AATGCTTCAAATGCaacaccagcagcagcagcaacaacagccCACCGTGTTCGCCAGCCATCAAGCAGCTGTCCCCTGCCCGGGCCTGTTCCCCACCTCTGCTGTGGTTCCCACCCCCGCCCCCGTCTACTCTTTCCTGCGGGCAGACGCACAGCTGCAGCCCCCCAGCAGCAGCCCCATGCTCCACTTCCCCCAACTGCACACGGAGTCGCGGGTGCACTCGGCCGCCCACCTGCTTGAGACCCATCTGCACATACATGGTGGCGCCTCCTACCTGCCCCACCT